The following coding sequences are from one Macaca mulatta isolate MMU2019108-1 chromosome 7, T2T-MMU8v2.0, whole genome shotgun sequence window:
- the LOC144330461 gene encoding uncharacterized protein LOC144330461 — protein MPSLQGPLMMITAYGASHDPISHHPHPAGDPRPSPVSGFPAVMKQLTTHSRDEHCEDVFPLQQRELGSGRPQLGSPPAARGSWAQDGLSWALPLQPEGAGLRTASAGLSPCSQRELGSGRPQLGSPPAARGSWAQDGLSWAFPCGQRELGSGRPQLGFPLQPEGAGLRTASADRGAALSPGDAWRTFGPISSTSPGASVSTACTNFPLGCMPDRGRASLQASEQEHHGPLSPSGQRWPLLCLGSFCFNQLWTPSPSPGPTGPFFSGLGQSRYSTPSSPTQSLPGTTYEAMLRPRALHIPTRPWSREGWESGPAPHGHDWSSHNHQPCSLHSHVPPHPTPATFQDHPKENSPDQPARWTFPALRSARSPDMLHPPAE, from the coding sequence atGCCTTCTCTCCAGGGCCCCCTCATGATGATCACAGCTTATGGGGCCTCTCATGACCCCATCAGCCACCATCCCCACCCAGCTGGAGACCCTCGACCAAGCCCTGTCAGCGGGTTTCCAGCGGTCATGAAGCAGCTGACTACCCACAGCAGAGACGAGCACTGCGAAGACGTGTTCCCACTGCAGCAGAGGGAGCTGGGCTCAGGACGGCCTCAGCTGGGCTCTCCCCCTGCAGCCAGAGGGAGCTGGGCTCAGGACGGCCTCAGCTGGGCTCTCCCCCTGCAGCCAGAGGGAGCTGGGCTCAGGACGGCCTCAGCTGGGCTCTCCCCCTGCAGCCAGAGGGAGCTGGGCTCAGGACGGCCTCAGCTGGGCTCTCCCCCTGCAGCCAGAGGGAGCTGGGCTCAGGACGGCCTCAGCTGGGCTTTCCCCTGCGGCCAGAGGGAGCTGGGCTCAGGACGGCCTCAGCTGGGCTTTCCCCTGCAGCCAGAGGGAGCTGGGCTCAGGACGGCCTCAGCTGACAGGGGTGCAGCCCTGAGCCCTGGAGACGCCTGGAGAACCTTTGGACCCATTTCCAGCACAAGCCCTGGTGCTTCAGTCAGCACAGCCTGCACGAATTTCCCCCTAGGCTGTATGCCAGACAGGGGAAGGGCCAGCCTCCAGGCCTCTGAGCAAGAGCACCATGGCCCACTCTCACCCTCGGGCCAACGCTGGCCTCTCTTATGCCTGGGGTCCTTCTGCTTCAACCAGCTGTGGACCCCATCCCCATCTCCCGGACCCACCGGCCCTTTCTTCTCTGGCCTAGGTCAGTCTAGATACTCCACACCCTCCAGTCCCACCCAATCCCTGCCTGGAACCACTTATGAGGCCATGCTGAGGCCCAGGGCTCTCCACATTCCAACCAGACCATGGTCCAGAGAGGGCTGGGAGTCTGGGCCAGCACCACATGGCCATGACTGGAGTAGCCACAATCACCAGCCCTGCAGTCTCCACTCCCACgtgccaccccaccccaccccagccacctTCCAGGACCACCCCAAGGAAAACAGCCCAGACCAGCCAGCTCGCTGGACTTTCCCAGCACTCAGGAGTGCCCGGTCACCGGACATGCTCCACCCTCCCGCTGAATGA
- the C7H14orf180 gene encoding nutritionally-regulated adipose and cardiac enriched protein homolog, which produces MRTAAGALSPDSRPETRHQTRKNEEAAWGPRACRAEREDKKCPPSILKRSRPEHHRPGAEPQRTSRRVRFQEPPAVTVHYIADRNTPATVRVPGRPRPHSGSLLLRLCVCVLLLLALGLYCGRAKPVATALEDLRARLLSLVLHLQHAALTCWHGLLRL; this is translated from the exons ATGAGGACTGCAGCAGGAGCCTTGAGCCCTGACTCCCGGCCAGAGACACGACATCAGACCAGAAAGAATGAGGAGGCCGCGTGGGGCCCACGGGCGTGCAGGGCAGAGAGG GAGGACAAGAAGTGCCCCCCGTCCATCCTGAAAAGGAGCCGGCCGGAGCATCACCGCCCAGGGGCCGAGCCCCAGAGGACCTCGAGGCGTGTGCGGTTCCAAGAACCCCCAGCGGTGACCGTCCACT ACATTGCTGACAGGAACACCCCGGCCACTGTCAGGG TGCCCGGCAGGCCCAGGCCACACAGCGGCTCCCTGCTCCTGCGGCTGTGCGTGTGCGTCCTTCTCCTGCTGGCCCTGGGCCTGTACTGCGGCCGGGCCAAGCCCGTGGCAACGGCACTGGAGGACCTGCGGGCCCGGCTCCTCAGCCTTGTCCTGCACCTGCAGCACGCGGCCCTCACCTGCTGGCACGGCCTCCTGCGGCTCTGA
- the TMEM179 gene encoding transmembrane protein 179 isoform X1, translated as MALNNFLFAQCACYFLAFLFSFVVVVPLSENGHDFRGRCLLFTEGMWLSANLTVQERERFTVQEWGPPAACRFSLLASLLSLLLAAAHAWRTLFFLCKGHEGSFFSAFLNLLVSAFVVFLVFIASTIVSVGFTMWCDTITEKGTVAHSCEELQDIDLELGVDNSAFYDQFAIAQFGLWASWLAWLAITTLAFLKVYHNYRQEDLLDSLIHEKELLLARPSPRTSFQEEKSAVI; from the exons ATGGCGCTCAACAATTTCCTTTTCGCGCAGTGCGCCTGCTACTTCTTGGCCTTCCTGTTCAGCTTCGTGGTGGTGGTCCCGCTGTCCGAGAACGGCCACGACTTCCGCGGCCGCTGCCTGCTCTTCACCGAGGGCATGTGGCTGAGCGCCAACCTCACGGTGCAGGAGCGCGAGCGCTTCACGGTGCAGGAGTGGGGCCCACCGGCCGCCTGCCGCTTCAGCCTGCTCGCCAGCCTCCTGTCTCTGCTGCTGGCCGCCGCGCACGCCTGGCGCACGCTCTTCTTCCTCTGCAAGGGACACGAGGG CTCCTTCTTCTCCGCCTTCCTGAACCTCCTGGTCAGCGCCTTCGTGGTCTTCCTGGTCTTCATTGCCAGCACCATCGTGAGTGTGGGCTTCACCATGTGGTGCGACACCATCACCGAGAAGGGCACCGTAGCCCACAG CTGTGAAGAGCTTCAGGACATCGACTTGGAGCTGGGTGTGGACAACTCCGCCTTCTACGATCAGTTTGCTATTGCCCAG TTTGGCCTCTGGGCCTCATGGCTGGCCTGGCTGGCCATCACCACGCTGGCCTTCCTGAAGGTGTACCACAACTACCGTCAGGAGGACCTGCTGGACAGCCTGATCCACGAGAAGGAGCTGCTGCTGGCCCGGCCGTCCCCACGCACCTCCTTCCAAGAGGAGAAGAGCGCCGTCATTTAG
- the TMEM179 gene encoding transmembrane protein 179 isoform X2, with the protein MALNNFLFAQCACYFLAFLFSFVVVVPLSENGHDFRGRCLLFTEGMWLSANLTVQERERFTVQEWGPPAACRFSLLASLLSLLLAAAHAWRTLFFLCKGHEGCEELQDIDLELGVDNSAFYDQFAIAQFGLWASWLAWLAITTLAFLKVYHNYRQEDLLDSLIHEKELLLARPSPRTSFQEEKSAVI; encoded by the exons ATGGCGCTCAACAATTTCCTTTTCGCGCAGTGCGCCTGCTACTTCTTGGCCTTCCTGTTCAGCTTCGTGGTGGTGGTCCCGCTGTCCGAGAACGGCCACGACTTCCGCGGCCGCTGCCTGCTCTTCACCGAGGGCATGTGGCTGAGCGCCAACCTCACGGTGCAGGAGCGCGAGCGCTTCACGGTGCAGGAGTGGGGCCCACCGGCCGCCTGCCGCTTCAGCCTGCTCGCCAGCCTCCTGTCTCTGCTGCTGGCCGCCGCGCACGCCTGGCGCACGCTCTTCTTCCTCTGCAAGGGACACGAGGG CTGTGAAGAGCTTCAGGACATCGACTTGGAGCTGGGTGTGGACAACTCCGCCTTCTACGATCAGTTTGCTATTGCCCAG TTTGGCCTCTGGGCCTCATGGCTGGCCTGGCTGGCCATCACCACGCTGGCCTTCCTGAAGGTGTACCACAACTACCGTCAGGAGGACCTGCTGGACAGCCTGATCCACGAGAAGGAGCTGCTGCTGGCCCGGCCGTCCCCACGCACCTCCTTCCAAGAGGAGAAGAGCGCCGTCATTTAG